A genomic region of Plasmodium malariae genome assembly, chromosome: 14 contains the following coding sequences:
- the PmUG01_14010700 gene encoding fam-m protein yields the protein MMEQKIKLILFIKTTMFFVLIWIFNFNNDFYIFNKYLANENNFNKTLDTITYRLLAKYKEGKYSNITQLKVGMPDNGKSDKENISINIKRNKGKNKQSNSSLLNKATYYTEVVDYNNGMFDGKHFHFEKKWIKKKDYNTFLEKNNRIRNITLRKIKFRNYGFGVSIFFIFFLLGIGLPILKALPSYSGLEKKLDFMKSFWEYIENLSSI from the exons ATgatggaacaaaaaattaagttaatcTTATTTATCAAAACTACTATGTTTTTCGTTTTAATATGGATATTCAATTTTAACAATGATTTC tatatttttaataaatatttggcTAATGagaacaattttaataagaCATTAGATACAATAACTTATAGAttactagcaaaatataaggaaggaaaatattcaaatattacACAGTTAAAAGTGGGTATGCCAGACAATGGGAAGTCggataaagaaaatatatctattaatataaaaagaaataaaggaaaaaataaacagtCTAATAGTAGTCTATTAAATAAGGCTACATATTATACAGAAGTCgtagattataataatggaatgtttgatggaaaacatttccattttgaaaaaaaatggatcaaaaaaaaagattataacacttttcttgaaaaaaacaatagAATTAGGAATATAactttaagaaaaataaaatttagaaattaCGGATTTGGagtttccatattttttatttttttcttgttggGAATAGGATTACCCATATTAAAAGCACTACCTTCATACAGTggacttgaaaaaaaattagatttTATGAAAAGCTTTTGGGAGTATATAGAAAACCTTTCGAGTATATAG
- the PmUG01_14010900 gene encoding fam-m protein translates to MWYDNRYFSKFLEDNYYHSNKLDARTYRLLGEYEKLKDSKIVYLKKDVPHNVKYEKKNICNNEKWTEKKESNRNLLNMAHYYTQVTDYNNGIFDGKHFHFERKWIKNKDYEHFLEKKRRICDISLRKIKLRKYKFGVALFLLFSFWE, encoded by the exons ATGTGGTATGATAAc AgatattttagtaaatttttgGAAGACAATTATTACCATAGTAATAAATTAGATGCAAGAACTTATAGATTACTAGGAGAATATGAAAAGCTCAAAGATtcaaaaattgtatatttaaaaaaggatgTACCACATAATgtaaaatacgaaaaaaaaaatatatgtaataatgaaaaatggacggaaaaaaaagaatctAATAGAAATTTATTGAATATGGCTCATTATTATACTCAAGTTACAGATTACAATAATGGAATATTTGATGGGAAgcatttccattttgaaagaaaatggattaaaaataaagattatgaacattttcttgaaaaaaaaagaagaatttgtgatatatccttaagaaaaataaaacttagaaaatacaaatttgGAGTTGCtctatttttacttttttctttttgggAATAG